DNA sequence from the Liolophura sinensis isolate JHLJ2023 chromosome 1, CUHK_Ljap_v2, whole genome shotgun sequence genome:
AGGCTCATTATGGTCACCTGGTCCTCGTTTATCCTCATACGTGTAATACTCAACACAAAgagaaggagaaaaaaaaaacttaaacgTTTAACTTTAATGTTTACGTCCAAATTCCTTCGGTGTGTTTTTCCCGATTTCACTGACATATACATCAATTACCTCCGCTGTCACAGCTTTGCTAACATGTGCCGACGGTGAAAAATCTTCTTCGGAAATCGTAGTCAATATCTTCTCTTCATTTTGCAGGATTACAGATGTCACTCTGTCAGCATCATGGAGGTCACGAACTGTAATACTGTAATAGAAGAATACGCTTGCACTACAAGGCCATAATAATATTCTATTCTATTCTATGTGATATgtaaatgctgttttttttaacgCCGTTCACCAAAATTTCTTCTGATGCGATAGCGCTAGAAATCGGAGTGACCGGcgaaaccaccgacatttgacaagttactggcgaactttccgTAGTGCGACATACAGTTATGCACATCTTGTTTGTAGAAGACAAGTTACCTTTAACGAAGATAACTCATGTATACAGTGGTCTGACCTTATGAAGGATATGAGTGAATGTCAGTAACTCACGTGAACAGTAGGCTGACCTTATGAAGGATATGAGTGAATgtaacaaacacatatatacagtgagCTGGCCTTATGAAGGATATGAGTGAATGTGACTAACTCACGTATACAGTAGGCTGACCTTATTAAGGATATGAGTGAATGTGACTAAGACATGTATACAATGGACTGACCTTATGAAGGATACGAGCGAATGTCATTAACTCACGTGTACAATAGGCTGACCTTATGAAGGATATGAGTGAATGTGACTAACTCACGTATACAGTAGGCTGACCTTATTAAGGATATGAGTGAATGTGactaacacatgtatacagtggaCTGACCTTATGAAGGACACGAGCGAATGTCATTAACTCACGTGTAGAGTAGGCTGACCTTATGAAGGATATGAGTGAAtgtaacaaacacatgtatacagtgagcTGACCTTATGAAGGATATGAGTGAATGTGACTAACTCACGTATACAGTAGGCTGACCTTATTAAGGATATGAGTGAATGTGactaacacatgtatacagtggaCTGACCTTATGAAGGATACGAGCGAATGTCATTAACTCACGTGTACAGTAGGCTGACCTTATGAAGGATATGAGTGAATGTCACTAACTTACGTGTAATGTAGGGTGCTGTCAGTCGGTTTATAGGCTGTCATAAAACCACTGGGTGTCACCAGAGGTAACCCTTTGTCCACAGGACCGCCTTCAGCGGAGAATGTACATATCCAGCCTGTGAATGGAGTATAGAAGACTACACCATAAACAAAGCTctcagagcagcgacaacagagtgatagttggcaaatggttacacgtaaccggtgaatgaatgcttatggcttaacgccacctcggcaatatttcagccatatcgtgccTCCTCAGGTAGGGTTTCCTTCCAAGTGTTCGTGTAAAAGGTTAAATACTAGCAATTTAAACAACCtttgcaccatggcttaagcagactTAGGTAAACATTCTATCGATCGAAATGAAATTTACTTGCCTTCTTGGGACAAAGTAACCAGCGTGACAACGTTACACAGTAATGTGATCAATTCACTGGGGCGCCTTGGCACCCGTGAAACGacatacatgatacatgtttttttgtgttttgcagAAGGAAGTGTAACATTTGTTTTGACATCTTTACATTGCGTTTGGTGTAGTGTGGAAATGTACGTAAGACTGTATCTCAGAAGATACTTACAGATAGGCATATTGTTCCCAGCACAAAGCCAGTCGGTGATGGCatgaaactttgaaaaaaaatccaaaagaaaacatctacatgtaatttataatgTCTGTCTATGCGAAGCTTAAGTAATGTTCTACAACTTTAAACCAgagtctatacatgtactgttgtttGCTTCTTGTcatttgtaaaatcagtcatactcgctacccaCATTGTCTTATGTCAGTGACACGAAGAAACAGAGCACTAATTCCAATTCACAATGTTAAATTACATAAGCTTTTTTTCCACACCAAGAACCCATTGCTTCAGGTGACGTCAAAagtattcaaaaaccagtggaaTGTTAGACAAGGAACGTGAAGTCACGTGCTTACGATAGTAGGACCTGATATGCTTAGAACAAATTccacatacactcaaaaaattaatctgataattttaacagaaagtatgttgtatgagtgatgctaaaatgtatcctgttattataacataatattcagtcacatttaacataatatcctgttagcctaatagaatatttacgttaaattaatagaatatgtgtgttgtatttaataaaacattctgctgtaataacacaatgtattccagcatcactcaaacaacagactttctgttaaaattgacagattaattttttagtgTATTAACATATAACAATATTATCTCCCTGAATAGGCATTTTCATAACCAAATTTTCTAACAtccaattttaatttattaaggCTATATTGCACCATAGctagaaaacaattttaaatatggCAGTTCTAAAACAGGGTTCTGTGTAATACTGATCACAGTTTATGTAACTGGTGTCGCTCTCCGTCCAAACTACTGGATCGCCCATTATCTAGCATGCGACTTGTTTCTatataattatgacgtcatccgggACATTGAGATCTTGGCGTCGAAAACAAAGTTACTTGGTTAAACGTTAGGAATAAGAGAAAATATTCCAACCGCATTTCTTTTGCAACATGCGTGTctatgtgtagagcttgtggtgttacgtgtcgcGTAATTTTGACAATAAGTGTGGGTGATTTTACAGAGTGCTGAACACAACATAATTACAACAGCATGCATGCGTAAATAACCGTTCCAGTAAGAAACAAGACGAACGATGCTTACTACATATTTAATTCAACTGAATAAAAACAGTTCAGCGGAGAGCTAACGAGTTACGAATAGGTATGTAGAAGTAGTCAGCGTACTGAATCAAGCTGAAGGTCGTACATGTAGTCAGTACAATGTACTAAACAGCTATATAAGATTTACTACAGTGCGTTTCGTGGATAGAACACTGGGCCTTACCAGACTTGATAGTGAGGTTTGCTCAGGAAATGCTACTTCCAGTGATATCACACCAAGTCGCATGTAGTGTGGCAAAACGCTGTCTTTCACCTGGAAAGTTAAAGCATGTACATCCGTACTCGTATAATGTActtctgaatatttatttgtttgtttgattgttgttttgtgccgtacctaagaatatctcactgatacgacggcggtcagctgggagaaaaccggatagagcccgggggaaacccacgaccacataCGCAGGTTTTTGGCAGATTTTCCTACGCACATCCCGACAGGAAGGCgacatgagatggacttgaactcagaaaGATGGCCCTTGTGTAATGCTAAATGTAATGCTTACAGTCACTGATTACCCGGTTGCACCCCAAAATTTTCATAAGCGTGCATGTACACTTTATAATCCTggttttgttcttttaaatcGTACAAAAATTacaggatatatacatgtacaacagagcCGGAGTTATTTCGCAAAAAGCGAAAGTTACATGcattcaaaacagttttcacatcTGGCTACAATGAATTTCCATCCCATCAACAGATACTCCCATTTTGAATTAGGAAAATGTGCAGTAATTAGAATAAATTCTTACACAGTCCGAAATTCAGTAGGCGTGCTTTGGTGTGATCATTTCGCTGCGTTCAGAGAAATACAGTCTGCGTGGCACAGGCTATTGAAATAATGCAAATGTCTGTGGATGTTTTTTCCCaatcaattttgttttatttaatggAAAGGTACGTATGCAAATTGGGTTTTTCTTAAATCCCTTTATAGACTTAATACTTTTTAACCCGTCTTTCAAATTTGAATCTCACGGTCGAAACTAGCTACACACGTGTCTTTGAAAAGCAAATGAAGACCTTTGGAACATTACTGCCAGCAATAACCACTAAAATTGTCTGAGGTAAAACAATGACAGTTCAGACAGTCTTTATTTCACTAGATATGAATAACAGTTACGACTCATTAAAAACATGGCGTTTGCCGTGCtaatatttttgatgccaacataaaatatacttttatttccATCCAGTTCAAGCACAGTACGGAATTCCGAATGTACAGTCCCCGATCTCAATGTTTGTAGGGCAATGGTCATCATAAACGgtaaacatttgttaaagatcatttgtcttccacctatATTTGGCGTGTATGTCACATATGACAAGGTTCAACAGCAGCTTGCCAGAGGTCGCCATTCTGGTTTTCCCCACCCATAACTCACACAAGTTTTATACAGGaaatggggtggggtggggtgggggttgggggtagattgaaaacattaaagagcaaacaaataaaaaagtatatatacacactgcgCATTCATCCCCTACAAAATATAAGGCAAATATTCGTACGTGGCGACAATTCATTGTTTTCTAGCTGTGTACTAGCTTTTGTACTGCAACATGTAACCAAAGAACGTCATGGCATGAAGTACATGACTATCCTATACAAACGAAGAGCAGTTACGTCTATTCAGCTTTGTAGACTTGTTTTGGAAAAGATTGTATTCGTACCGTAATCCGAGTGCTTCCAATCCACCCCCCGACATCATCGCTCTCGGTTCGATTGACAGGGATTTCAGTTTGCTCTGTGAAATTGCCCATAGGGTGTGGTCCTTTAATTTTTACATCCGCTTGAACGTGTCTCTCTCCAGTTTTATTTataatctacaaaaaaaaatttgacagtTGGAGACTTTCCCGCCTGAAGTCGTTCGGGTCCAATCCGTGTGGTTTAAACCCAGGTCGCTTTAATACCAGCCAAACTTCATTAAAACCTATGGGCATtgctgttaaaaataaaaataagtattCTTTTGGGGCATACaagaacaataataaaaaacttTTCCACGGTCTTACGGACCTATAAAACAGCTAGTTCCCTGACAAATACAAAATAGAAGAAAGGAGGAATTCCAGTAACTATTTAGTTTTACCGCAACGTTAACTTCCAAATCGCCAGTCTCGAGGAGACGAATAGTTCCCAATGCTGTGTGTAGGTCGTCTTTGTCATGAAGTACAGTCTGAAGGAAAATCAACATGGAAGTCATCTTACAGTTATATAACTCAAACGAGGAGTGAACATTGAAATTATAATTGGCGGATTTTGTAATCCTGTAAAACTACAAGTGCATGTCAATGGTACcagtaataaatgtatattatccATATTGTATCATTGCATGTCctctctttttttatttgttttacgtttggtaaaacaacaataacaaaaaaaccccaaccaAGTGCCCGGTTGCTCTTCGCTGTAAGCAACACTGACATCGCTTAAAGAAAAGTGAGATAAAACAATCACATACCATAACTGATCTGTAAGGCTCTGACGACACAAGAGTGTAATTGTCACTGATCTTAACCAACGCTGAAACGCTGTTCGGCACTACAAATGCAAACATAGCACAGGTACAGCCTGCATGTAAACTTAAATAACTAAAACAGGGTGTCAGATTTCTCAAGATAAACTTTTGATGAcactgtataggcctataaagcACATAATCACAcacaaaaatcaatgaaaacacCCACTTAAATGCGCTTAATGAAACCGAAAACATTGAACTCTTGTCTCAGTTAAACCAGCGGATATTGCTTTATAGTGTGCGAAAGAGTTACAAAAAGTTAAAGATAAGATAGACGTATTGCCTTTTTGTATAATTGATTTTAAACATCCACCCCTACCATTGATGTCAGATATGTTTTCAGGAGCGTGAAGgttacatttaattacattaTCCCCAGAACTCTTGGATTTACAATGTGTACAGAGATTCTTTACGTACCCTCTTTACTCTGAAGAGCCACTGTTCCATGAGCGTAATTTCTGGTAATAAATTTGCCCTCAAAGTCAGCCAGCTCAAGCTGTCCCGAAGCTGTAACTGATAGATAACACCAATTTACAACACAGAGATTATCTTGGCAATATGCTAATGGAATTTCTAGTAATAACTCTGAAAAGCAGTTAGATGAAGTTGTCGTGAAGATGTAAGCGTGATAGATAACATCACGCATAATATGTATTAcaattataatttaattttaaatttaatattaaattacTGGCTTAAATTCTAGTCATTACTGTGTCTTGAAGAAAATAATGGAATGTTTTATAAATGGTATGTATCAATGGTATTATTAATACCAACAAATCACCTTTCTAAACTAACCTTTCGAAAAGCTGATGTTCTTGGCTGATCCTctaggggagataaccacaCCGTCCAGATGCAGTCGCTCTCCCTGTACAAGTCCATACGTTATCAGAACACGTAAAACACCCAAGTTGTCTCTCAGTGTGGCCTAGAGCAAGACATACAAGGTGTATGCAACGATTTTGACTGTCTGTCCAACGGAAGATTTGTCTGGATCACATCACTGTAAAGGTGGTTCCAGTTTTGTATCATGTCAGCATGCTCATTGTATAAGGCATTTTTATGCACATTCGAAAATACTGAACACAGTAATCAAGTTTTACCTACAGATGCACTGTTAAAGAATGTCGCAAGAGAGATTGATATTGTTACTGTCACAAACATTTTGCATGTATTCCCTATGGCTTAGACGTACATATAGCAGTTAGGACTTACAGCGTACTGGTGTGGAGCAGGAGCACACATGCCGCTGGGAAGGACCGCCAGTGGATAACGTGCACTGGGACCCACAAAATCCGGACCGGTCAACCAGCCCGATGGGGAGTAGCGCATCCCATGCGGGAAATATATCCATGAAACGTAGTTCTGAAATCAGTTGTCAGTGAGACGAGTTAAGGAACCGTATAACCCTGTGCATGTTTTTGCCTTTGCCATTCTCATGTTTGACTTACTAAAACTGAGAAACACTTCACAGTGAGAAAATGTAATTGATTAGTAACCCGCAAATAAACTTCAGAGATTGATACCACGAAGTCAAATCACGAGTTAAGATTTGAAGCATACATGGTATGTTAAGACAAGCCCTTGTCCATTTGAACTGTAGGTTAAGCATTATAAAGTATAACGTAAGTTAAGATTGACTTTGTAGAACACACCTAATTAAAgacaaattttgaaatgtcGTAAAACAGTTATAATTGTTATTACGTaataattattatcaaaattGTGTTATTTAATTGTGGGAATGGGTGTCAGATATTGAATATTAACAGTATAACCAACATATTGTGTTAAGCCTTCAGCTTCaactttccttccaccataatgctgaatgcTGTTGTCAAAATATTCTTTAGATCGACATAAAactccgatcaaataaatcaataaatcaatcaatttagCCACCAAATGAATATTGATAGCGTACAAAGCATATACTTCAACACTTCCCTGTCATAGCAGGCATTTATGGTAGTGCATGGCAAGAGAACTATAGATGCAGATGTATAAACAGATTTCAGTTTCAATTTTCCATGAATCTTTGTGCTACATACGCTAACGTAACTGTGTAACTGACAAGTGTGACCACTAAAGAAGACAGACTATCACTCCTATAAAGAATGACGTAAACATGGGCTAGGGGCCAATTATTCATCGCGTcaaattagatcgccacgtgtgatatatgaacagttgcaatcaaagcgcaactgagatacatattttattatcgacaatttatataCTAGCAcggtgcacgatttgaatattgaattcactcattcgcctagagcaTTCCTTGCTTCTTTCcatcatcaatgaaaactgttgactgtttctatttgcatgattcctattttcgtactttaaatatttagttctttggtaattgTGTTAATCGTCATTTGGGGTACTGGCCATGGGATTGTTGGCCTAGAACGCCCATTTAGGTTGACATACGAAAGTCTGTTTGAACACATaaatttaaaccattttacctgttgtttttgtgtgattttcCGATACAAACTCTGTCCAGTGGCTCGcttaatttccaaaacaagctGATCCTCCTGAAAAGAATGTTACATTTGGTGTTTGGTGTGGATAGCGTCAACCAGTTAGCCTATCGCATGCCCCTTAAATTTGAATCAGCCATACCCATAAATTATGGCGATTGTAGTGGAACTGAAAATTAAACAGTACAGTGAAGACAAAGCAATGAGAAATTCAATGACCATAATTAAGTATTTGTACTTTATCAAGAAAGAAAGAGTTGTTCTTGAATCCTtaataaaaacagatttgtgGAGGTATCTATATTAGCACTACTTTGCTAATGATTTCAAGACACGCCAAGAAAACAATCACCATATATTGCATATTTCAACCTCCTGATCACCATTCTTTCAAGATGCTACAATGAACAGGCGCTACTTTGAAATGATGGAAAACAGAGCGCTCTTTTCATCGATTCAAACAGTGATTTACCAGTAAAAGATCTTTCAAAAACTGATCAAAGGATCCTAGTTCTCCCACCAGGCTGGTACCAGTCACGGGTATAGCCTGAACCCTAGAGTACCCCTCCTCAGAAGGTATGGTCATATAGATTTCATCTCGGCCTGGAACGGGGCTGTCAATAAACATGGGATGAATATGCAGGCATTTACTTTACATAAATTGACTTatacaaaaatgtcataaatggtGTATGGAATACAAGGTTTAAGCATCTCCGATTTTCgagacgaatgtaattctgtgtattttagggtgtgaagtcttttttcgctgcctGCCCGCCATTTTTGATGTACGGGTGTATGCTTCGTATCAGAatgatggaaactgtctaaaatTTGGACAGGTGTGAGTTTTAATGACGAAAGTGTGAAGGGGATGAGAGGACACAAGGGTACAGGTGGTGATGAAACTGCGAGTGACGTTCCCTTGCCGTTGCCagacacccctcccagctgtTGGGGCAGAAAGATCCAGATTTTGCCAGTCAACCTATGCCAAactttttatggctgctttctcacaggctggaccaggtatgcaccaaagtttaATGGCCagggaatgtttggggctgagttACAATACTAAACCTTAACATCGCCGCGCATGGAAAATTAATAGTCGGAGGCCATGTGgcaatacactgtacatatcaACTGGTCCTGAATAActaatcagtgttttatttgtacatttaacagGCTTGATCCATAGCAACTACATTGATGGGCATTTAGTCAGTTAATACTCttaaaaaatctgttaaatttaacagaaaatctgttatctgagtgatgttagaatgtattctgttattgcagcagattactCTGTGAACTATAACACagatattctattaattcaacatagctACTCCATTAGACTGACAGGATATCATGttgaatacattctatcatcattcagacaggcattgtgttaaatttaacacgcTAAATTTTAGTGTAATATTCAAAGTATAACGAACACAGCAAATTCACTACATAAATGAGTCGAACAATGATCTACTTATTTGTTAGAATTTGATAGCCAGTTGACACTTACATACACCATAACTGTTCAAACGTCAAGGCAAATGGATATCCCAGATTCAAGacacatatttttattaatcTTTGTTACTATGCTTGAtgttatttgtcatttttaaagccgatgtatgtttaataaaactCATATTGCCTTCGTCTTGACGTTAACTCACATAACATTTCCCAGGCTGATGTTGTACTTGACAAGGTTCGAGTGATCTACTTCAAATCGTGCAAAACCGCCACTGAACTCAGATCCTCCCAAGCTAGcctttaaaacacaaaatcacaaaTCACACTTACTACAATACATTTTACGTAAAAACCGCGTTAAATATGAGTGCACCTTACATCCTGTCGTGTGCATATTACAAATCAATCTAAACAAATATGAACTGATGTAGACGTTCACGTGTGCTTTATTACTGCGTGGTACCGATGAATCACTGTTAGATGATGTTATATACGACTCAGTATAAGTGGCTCGCGATCAGTAAATGGCGACCAGCTTTGCCGAAGCCTCACTGAAGCATGACGTTTGCTATAGAATACACGTTACTGGAGCAATAGCTCTTGGCCGTCCTGCTCTTGTTGTTAGTAAATATGACCTAAGGAGATGCATACCTGAAGCAAGTAGCTGTCAGTGAATTGCGATCGGTGATCCAAATGGGCCACTTCTGGCAATGTCTGTGAACATTGGCTAAAGAGATACATACCTGAAGCAAGTAGCTCTATGCGAATGGCGATCGCTGGTCCCGATGGCCGACTGCTGGTGTTGTCTGTAAACATTGCcttatgagatacatgtacatgcctgaaGCAAGTACATGTCGGCAAATGGCGATCGAAGATGGTGGTCCAAATGGGCAAGTTCTGGTACAGAAATACATACCTGAAGCAAGTAGCTCTCAGCAAATGGCCATCGGCCTCCAAGATTGCCATCATAGTCTTGGCATCCCTCAAGTCCAATTCCAAGCCCGGCATCAGTCGGTCTGCAGAATCAGAAACGAACCACAGATATATACAGTTTACACATGTCTACGACTTATTCTAAATCTCtgtaaacattgtttaaaatttcttaaaactGTCTAGTGGGCCTACACAGACTTACAATTTTAAGGGTATTTATTTTGAACACATCAGATGTATACAAGCAAAACATAGGTCTACTGAACAAATTCCAAATGCTCGCAATTGACCAAAATAACGGTGTCCTGGTTTCAGCTCCACAAGGCCAAGGAAAGCTAGACGATAAGTTTATGTATGAAGCATTTTATGGACATGTGGAAGACTTACAAAATCTTAATATTTGCACACGAATAGTTGGTGGTACAGTTGGATTCACTTTCCAACACAATACA
Encoded proteins:
- the LOC135479435 gene encoding uncharacterized protein LOC135479435, which encodes MRISLMQWRSNTSCVLLNYIPHNDAVLVAEGSTACKADDYPLGRCSSNSYITVNIPDVECEQCYLQLMTVDTYPQYAREIPCIVLESESNCTTNYSCANIKILPTDAGLGIGLEGCQDYDGNLGGRWPFAESYLLQASLGGSEFSGGFARFEVDHSNLVKYNISLGNVIPVPGRDEIYMTIPSEEGYSRVQAIPVTGTSLVGELGSFDQFLKDLLLEDQLVLEIKRATGQSLYRKITQKQQNYVSWIYFPHGMRYSPSGWLTGPDFVGPSARYPLAVLPSGMCAPAPHQYAATLRDNLGVLRVLITYGLVQGERLHLDGVVISPRGSAKNISFSKVTASGQLELADFEGKFITRNYAHGTVALQSKEVPNSVSALVKISDNYTLVSSEPYRSVMTVLHDKDDLHTALGTIRLLETGDLEVNVAIINKTGERHVQADVKIKGPHPMGNFTEQTEIPVNRTESDDVGGWIGSTRITVKDSVLPHYMRLGVISLEVAFPEQTSLSSLFHAITDWLCAGNNMPICWICTFSAEGGPVDKGLPLVTPSGFMTAYKPTDSTLHYTITVRDLHDADRVTSVILQNEEKILTTISEEDFSPSAHVSKAVTAEGSLDMSVVDVNALATGNVKITVFTSFYDQGTIHGTLPKLGEIQPTDEAGTGTSSESKQRSVSETIRHQVTSVVGIILVTWTLLNYF